A single region of the Mustela lutreola isolate mMusLut2 chromosome 2, mMusLut2.pri, whole genome shotgun sequence genome encodes:
- the LOC131825425 gene encoding uncharacterized protein LOC131825425: MSPVARRGSGSLSWSPRSLCFQLVNRPPLHLGASPLLAQPCVHVRVCAHVFLHACVRVCMCVQGVAPESSRLHSTRAAVRLPNLLHTPWGRGARPDTQACTHLTCAHGDARITHTHTRPGGQSEQLSPTRVPHSDRGPAIHAAGCSGEGTVRCMCGAPQSVRRSRHPPGPPHAVPVPRRQCGVARCPQSPGSWGGSQSPSPPPHLAFPTDGSPREPARALDLPCLTQAWSGESPHTLTSAWPSGQETRSIRRVRPRAGPLLYQERCISGRGGLRWLRPPHEISEQPPSLPQWAANILVLSEGPPPARAELGRPGTI; encoded by the coding sequence atGTCACCCGTGGCTCGGCGGGGCTCCGGGTCCCTTTCATGGTCCCCGCGGTCCCTGTGCTTCCAACTTGTGAACCGGCCCCCACTTCACCTCGGTGCCTCCCCCCTCTTGGCACAGccgtgtgtgcacgtgcgcgtgTGCGCACATGTGTTTTTGCatgcctgtgtgcgtgtgtgtatgtgtgtgcaaggCGTGGCTCCCGAGTCCAGCAGGCTCCACTCCACCCGGGCAGCTGTGAGGCTCCCAAACCTTCTCCATAcaccctgggggaggggcgcaCGCCCAGATACACAGGCGTGCACACACCTCACATGTGCACACGGGGACGCACGcatcacacacacgcacacacgaccAGGTGGTCAGAGCGAACAGCTCTCCCCGACCAGGGTCCCACACTCGGACAGGGGTCCTGCCATCCACGCTGCGGGCTGCTCTGGGGAGGGCACTGTGAGGTGTATGTGTGGGGCCCCCCAAAGTGTCAGGCGGTCTCGGCACCCCCCAGGGCCCCCGCACGCTGTGCCGGTACCACGCAGACAGTGTGGAGTAGCACGGTGTCCCCAGAGCCCCGGAAGCTGGGGGGGATCTCAGAGCCCCTCTCCGCCCCCCCACCTGGCCTTCCCTACCGATGGGTCCCCGAGGGAGCCAGCGCGGGCTCTGGACTTGCCCTGCCTCACCCAGGCCTGGAGCGGTGAGTCCCCACACACCCTGACGTCAGCCTGGCCTTCCGGACAGGAAACCCGCAGCATCCGGAGAGTCCGTCCACGGGCCGGGCCGCTGCTGTACCAGGAACGCTGCATCTCTGGACGAGGGGGGCTGAGATGGCTCCGTCCGCCCCACGAAATCTCAGAgcagcccccttccctccctcaatGGGCAGCCAACATTCTGGTTCTGTCGGAGGGACCACCCCCAGCAAGGGCAGAGCTGGGGCGACCTGGGACGATATGA